One stretch of Priestia megaterium DNA includes these proteins:
- a CDS encoding M23 family metallopeptidase, with product MRKTIILLFMFISIFTGWHHVTAESSADQEKILIQKRLELYKQMEAATTIPWYYFAGIDQYERNIRRSHKDIPREKGAIAIYYPPEKWSGSLNPNLEDTNPLTISLLGGMGKDGNGDKKADQFNDEDMLFTIADYIRTFGVSQDYIKIALWNYYHRAKAVDIILGNAKIFRHYGRIDLKGSSFPVPLRANYSYRSTWGDARGWGGKRIHEGTDIFADYGVPVKSPCYGIIELKGWNKYGGWRIGIRDLHNNYHYLAHLSGFAKNLKVGQIVEPGTLIGGVGSSGYGPPGTSGKFPPHLHYGMYKDNGKNEWSFDPYPQLRTWERNDRLELKKK from the coding sequence ATGCGCAAAACGATTATCTTACTTTTTATGTTCATCTCTATATTCACAGGATGGCACCACGTAACAGCTGAATCTTCAGCAGATCAAGAAAAAATACTTATTCAAAAGAGATTAGAGCTGTATAAACAAATGGAAGCCGCTACTACGATTCCTTGGTATTACTTTGCTGGGATTGACCAGTATGAACGAAATATTCGACGCTCTCATAAAGATATTCCAAGAGAAAAAGGTGCGATCGCCATTTATTATCCTCCAGAAAAATGGTCAGGTTCTTTAAATCCAAATTTGGAAGATACAAACCCACTTACTATTTCTCTCCTAGGGGGGATGGGTAAAGATGGGAACGGAGACAAAAAAGCAGACCAATTTAATGATGAAGATATGCTTTTTACAATAGCAGATTATATTCGGACGTTCGGGGTGTCCCAAGACTATATTAAAATTGCGCTTTGGAACTATTATCACCGCGCTAAAGCGGTTGATATTATTTTAGGGAATGCTAAAATTTTTCGCCATTACGGTCGCATTGATTTAAAAGGTTCTTCATTTCCTGTGCCTCTCCGTGCGAACTACAGTTATCGCAGTACATGGGGAGATGCGCGCGGCTGGGGTGGAAAACGAATTCATGAAGGAACAGACATTTTTGCAGATTACGGAGTTCCAGTAAAATCCCCTTGCTATGGCATTATTGAGCTTAAAGGATGGAATAAATATGGAGGCTGGCGAATCGGTATTCGTGACCTTCATAATAATTATCACTATTTAGCACATTTAAGCGGATTTGCAAAAAATTTAAAAGTAGGACAAATTGTAGAACCAGGAACACTCATTGGCGGAGTAGGAAGTTCCGGTTATGGACCTCCTGGAACTTCTGGAAAATTCCCTCCTCACTTGCATTATGGAATGTATAAAGATAACGGCAAAAATGAGTGGTCGTTTGACCCATATCCTCAGTTAAGAACGTGGGAAAGAAATGATCGTTTAGAACTAAAGAAAAAATAA
- the yunB gene encoding sporulation protein YunB, with protein MVKLRRKLTRKGPLPFRYVLLLTFLFFMLSTGVGLWLINRGIEPTLMKYAEAQTKEIATLVINKAVNKQVLDQLDVDVIKVESTPNGQVAKIDTALVNRVRAQTTSFVQANLKEAEKGNLDALELPTDIRIEKNEKLRNQGIVYQVPLGQATNNALLGNLGPLIPVKFHAIGDVQTDVVRKIEEYGINNAFLEVSIKVKVNMQIIIPFATRKTTVTATIPVGGTVIPGNVPDYFNGGNSSSPAIELPKKN; from the coding sequence TTGGTTAAACTTCGTCGGAAATTAACAAGAAAAGGCCCGCTTCCTTTTCGCTACGTTCTGTTGCTCACCTTTCTTTTTTTTATGCTTTCTACGGGTGTAGGGTTATGGCTAATTAATAGAGGGATTGAACCGACGTTAATGAAATATGCTGAAGCACAAACAAAAGAGATTGCAACTTTAGTTATTAATAAAGCGGTAAATAAACAGGTACTCGATCAGCTAGATGTAGATGTCATTAAAGTGGAATCTACACCTAACGGTCAAGTAGCTAAAATTGACACAGCGCTTGTAAATCGGGTTAGAGCTCAAACTACGTCATTTGTTCAAGCTAATTTAAAAGAGGCAGAGAAAGGGAATTTAGATGCACTTGAACTTCCAACAGATATTCGTATTGAAAAAAATGAAAAGTTGCGGAATCAAGGAATTGTATACCAAGTTCCTCTTGGGCAAGCTACTAATAATGCGCTGCTTGGAAATCTAGGTCCGCTGATTCCAGTTAAGTTTCATGCTATCGGTGACGTTCAAACAGACGTAGTGCGGAAAATCGAGGAGTATGGAATAAATAATGCGTTTCTTGAAGTATCTATCAAAGTAAAAGTAAACATGCAAATCATTATCCCTTTTGCAACGAGAAAAACAACCGTTACGGCTACAATCCCGGTAGGAGGGACCGTTATCCCTGGAAATGTTCCTGACTATTTTAACGGCGGAAATTCGTCTTCTCCGGCAATTGAACTTCCGAAGAAAAATTAA
- a CDS encoding YunC family protein: MITLAPIVIEGHTFNAVTVLLPKTTLLTISSDKGYIMCGALDVGLLNDKLADRQIIAGRAVGVRTIEQLLEAPLESVTLEAEKRGIFKGTIGKDALLKML, translated from the coding sequence ATGATTACCTTAGCGCCTATCGTAATTGAAGGTCATACGTTTAATGCAGTTACCGTATTGCTGCCAAAAACAACTCTGTTAACAATCTCATCAGATAAAGGGTACATTATGTGCGGAGCACTAGACGTAGGTCTATTAAATGATAAATTAGCTGATCGTCAAATAATAGCTGGAAGAGCTGTAGGTGTACGTACAATTGAGCAGCTTCTTGAAGCGCCGCTTGAATCTGTAACGCTTGAAGCTGAAAAAAGAGGGATTTTTAAAGGAACAATTGGCAAAGATGCTTTATTGAAAATGCTTTAA
- a CDS encoding DUF72 domain-containing protein, which translates to MIYIGVTGWGDHDSLYEAGVSSRDKLAVYAGHFPIVEVDSSFYAIQPTSNVEKWVNDTPESFRFVVKAYQGMTGHMREGNPFDSKEEMFHAFLESVKPYVTSNKLGMILFQMPPWFDCTKENVAYLRYSREKFGDLPVALEFRNQSWFKPFFYDKTLTFMEQENWIHGICDEPQAGEGSIPIVIHATDKQKTLIRFHGRNVHGWNKPAEGNWRAVRFLYRYNEKELLEWKERLEKLQKQTKDIYLLFNNNSGGDAVHNAKQLMSLLNIEYENLAPKQLDFFNEF; encoded by the coding sequence ATGATTTATATTGGAGTCACAGGCTGGGGAGATCATGATTCATTATATGAAGCGGGGGTTTCATCAAGAGACAAGCTTGCCGTATATGCAGGCCATTTTCCAATTGTTGAAGTCGATTCATCTTTTTATGCAATTCAACCAACATCAAATGTAGAAAAATGGGTGAACGATACACCGGAATCTTTTCGTTTTGTGGTAAAAGCCTATCAAGGTATGACAGGGCATATGAGAGAAGGAAATCCATTTGATAGCAAGGAAGAAATGTTTCATGCATTTTTAGAATCAGTTAAGCCGTACGTAACATCGAATAAGCTTGGTATGATTTTATTTCAAATGCCGCCGTGGTTTGACTGTACAAAAGAAAACGTGGCCTATTTGAGATATAGCCGTGAAAAGTTTGGAGATTTGCCAGTAGCCCTTGAGTTTCGAAATCAGTCTTGGTTTAAGCCATTTTTCTATGATAAAACGCTAACGTTTATGGAACAAGAGAACTGGATTCATGGTATTTGTGATGAACCGCAGGCAGGAGAAGGATCTATTCCAATTGTCATTCATGCTACAGATAAACAGAAAACACTCATACGTTTTCATGGACGAAACGTACACGGCTGGAACAAGCCAGCAGAAGGCAATTGGCGAGCGGTAAGGTTTTTGTATCGTTACAATGAAAAAGAGCTCCTAGAGTGGAAAGAACGTCTTGAAAAGCTGCAAAAACAAACGAAGGACATTTACCTGTTGTTTAATAATAACTCCGGCGGAGATGCTGTACATAATGCCAAACAGCTCATGAGTTTATTAAATATTGAATATGAGAATTTAGCTCCTAAACAATTAGATTTTTTTAATGAATTTTAG
- the sufB gene encoding Fe-S cluster assembly protein SufB — MAKKMPEIGDYKYGFSDKDVSIFRSKRGLTKEIVEEISRMKEEPQWMLDFRLKSLEHFYNMPMPQWGGDMASLDFDEITYYVKPSEKSERSWDEVPEEIKQTFDKLGIPEAEQKYLAGVSAQYESEVVYHNMKEDLEAQGIVFKDTDTALKENEDIFREHFGKVIPPTDNKFSALNSAVWSGGSFIYVPKGVKVDTPLQAYFRINSENMGQFERTLIIADEGSHVHYVEGCTAPVYTTNSLHSAVVEIIIKKDAYCRYTTIQNWANNVYNLVTKRAVCEANATMEWIDGNIGSKLTMKYPAVILKGEGARGMTLSIALAGKGQHQDAGAKMIHLAPNTSSTIVSKSISKQGGKVTYRGIVHFGRKAEGARANIECDTLIMDNQSTSDTIPYNEILNDNISLEHEAKVSKVSEEQLFYLMSRGISEEEATEMIVMGFIEPFTKELPMEYAVEMNRLIKFEMEGSIG, encoded by the coding sequence ATGGCTAAAAAAATGCCAGAAATCGGCGATTATAAATATGGATTTTCCGATAAAGACGTATCAATTTTCCGCTCTAAACGCGGTTTAACAAAAGAAATCGTAGAAGAAATTTCTCGTATGAAAGAGGAACCACAATGGATGCTTGACTTCCGTTTGAAATCTCTAGAGCACTTCTACAACATGCCAATGCCACAGTGGGGCGGAGACATGGCAAGCTTAGACTTTGATGAAATTACGTACTACGTAAAACCATCTGAGAAGTCTGAACGCTCTTGGGATGAAGTTCCTGAAGAAATTAAACAAACGTTTGATAAACTAGGTATTCCTGAAGCAGAGCAAAAGTATCTTGCGGGTGTATCAGCTCAGTACGAATCTGAAGTTGTTTATCACAATATGAAAGAAGATCTTGAAGCACAAGGTATCGTATTTAAAGATACGGATACGGCGCTAAAAGAAAACGAAGATATTTTCCGTGAGCATTTTGGAAAAGTTATCCCGCCAACGGATAACAAATTCTCTGCACTTAACTCGGCGGTTTGGTCTGGTGGATCATTCATTTACGTACCAAAAGGCGTAAAAGTAGATACACCATTACAAGCTTATTTCCGTATTAACTCTGAAAATATGGGACAGTTTGAGCGTACGTTAATTATTGCTGATGAAGGCTCACACGTTCACTATGTAGAGGGCTGTACAGCACCTGTTTATACAACAAACTCCCTTCACAGTGCCGTTGTAGAGATCATCATCAAAAAAGATGCGTATTGCCGCTATACAACAATTCAAAACTGGGCGAACAACGTATACAACCTTGTAACAAAACGCGCGGTTTGTGAAGCAAATGCAACAATGGAATGGATTGATGGAAACATCGGTTCTAAGTTAACAATGAAATATCCAGCTGTTATCTTAAAAGGTGAAGGTGCACGTGGTATGACATTATCTATTGCCCTTGCTGGTAAAGGACAGCACCAAGATGCTGGTGCAAAAATGATTCACTTAGCACCGAACACATCTTCAACGATCGTATCAAAATCAATTTCAAAACAAGGCGGTAAAGTAACATACCGCGGTATCGTACACTTCGGCCGTAAAGCAGAAGGTGCACGTGCGAACATTGAGTGTGATACGCTGATTATGGATAATCAATCAACTTCTGATACAATTCCGTACAATGAGATTTTAAATGACAACATCTCACTTGAGCATGAAGCGAAGGTATCAAAAGTATCTGAAGAACAATTATTCTATCTAATGAGCCGCGGTATTTCTGAAGAAGAAGCAACAGAAATGATTGTAATGGGCTTTATTGAGCCATTTACAAAAGAGCTTCCGATGGAATATGCAGTAGAAATGAACCGTCTAATCAAATTTGAAATGGAAGGTTCAATCGGTTAA
- the sufU gene encoding Fe-S cluster assembly sulfur transfer protein SufU, whose amino-acid sequence MAFNNLDTLYRQVIMDHYKNPRNRGTLNEDTVNIHMNNPTCGDRIELSLKVEDGKVVDAKFEGEGCSISMSSASMMTQAIKGQEVDKAFKMAHIFSDMMQGKEYDDSIDLGDIEALQGVAKFPARIKCATLAWKAMEKGLNEQK is encoded by the coding sequence ATGGCTTTTAATAATTTAGATACTCTCTATCGTCAAGTAATTATGGACCATTATAAAAACCCGCGTAATCGTGGAACGTTGAATGAAGATACTGTGAACATTCATATGAATAACCCGACATGTGGAGACCGCATTGAACTTTCTTTAAAAGTAGAGGACGGCAAAGTGGTGGATGCAAAGTTCGAAGGTGAAGGATGTTCAATTTCAATGTCATCAGCTTCAATGATGACACAAGCAATTAAAGGTCAAGAAGTAGACAAAGCGTTTAAAATGGCCCATATCTTCTCTGACATGATGCAAGGTAAAGAGTATGATGATAGTATAGATTTAGGAGATATTGAAGCACTTCAAGGTGTAGCAAAATTTCCTGCGCGTATTAAATGTGCAACACTAGCGTGGAAAGCGATGGAAAAAGGTCTTAACGAACAAAAATAA
- a CDS encoding cysteine desulfurase, giving the protein MNISDIRKQFPILDQEVNGSPLVYLDSAATSQKPLAVIEAIEKYYKEYNSNVHRGVHTLGTRATDGYEGAREKVRKFINAKSTEEIIFTRGTTTALNTVAASYGRANLKPGDEIVITYMEHHSNIIPWQQVAKETGATLKYISLTEDHALSLEEVKSTITSNTKIVSIMQVSNVLGTINPVKEIAEIAHANGAVMVVDGAQSTPHMKVDVQDLDCDFFTFSGHKMGGPTGIGALYGKKELLEKMEPIEFGGEMIDFVNLYESTWKELPWKFEGGTPIIAGAIGLGAAIDFLEEVGLDNIQAHEHKLAQYALDRLSQVDGITIYGPKERAGVVTFNIEDVHPHDVATVVDADGIAIRAGHHCAQPLMKYLNVSSTARASFYLYNTEEEVDKLVSSLIKTKEYFTNGF; this is encoded by the coding sequence ATGAATATCTCTGATATTCGTAAACAATTTCCTATTTTAGACCAAGAGGTAAATGGCAGCCCACTCGTTTATTTAGACAGTGCAGCAACTTCACAAAAGCCGCTTGCTGTAATTGAAGCAATTGAGAAGTATTATAAAGAATATAACTCAAACGTACACCGAGGTGTTCACACGCTTGGTACAAGAGCAACAGACGGATACGAAGGCGCTCGTGAAAAGGTTCGTAAGTTTATTAATGCAAAATCAACGGAAGAGATTATCTTTACGCGCGGTACAACGACAGCTCTTAATACAGTAGCTGCAAGCTATGGCCGTGCTAATCTCAAACCTGGTGATGAAATTGTGATTACTTATATGGAGCATCACAGCAACATCATTCCTTGGCAGCAAGTTGCCAAGGAAACAGGTGCAACGTTAAAATATATTTCATTAACAGAAGATCATGCACTTTCACTAGAAGAGGTAAAAAGCACGATTACATCCAACACCAAAATTGTATCGATCATGCAAGTATCTAACGTATTGGGTACAATTAACCCAGTAAAAGAGATTGCAGAAATTGCACATGCTAACGGTGCAGTAATGGTTGTGGATGGTGCACAAAGTACGCCTCATATGAAGGTGGATGTACAAGATTTAGACTGTGATTTCTTTACTTTCTCTGGACATAAAATGGGCGGGCCGACTGGAATCGGCGCTCTTTATGGAAAGAAAGAGCTTCTTGAAAAAATGGAACCAATCGAGTTTGGCGGCGAAATGATTGACTTCGTAAACCTATACGAATCAACGTGGAAAGAACTTCCTTGGAAATTTGAAGGGGGTACGCCAATCATTGCAGGTGCAATTGGTTTAGGTGCAGCGATTGATTTCTTAGAAGAAGTTGGTTTAGATAATATTCAAGCACATGAGCACAAGTTAGCGCAGTATGCACTGGATCGCTTATCGCAAGTAGATGGAATTACGATCTACGGACCGAAAGAGCGAGCGGGTGTTGTGACGTTTAATATTGAAGATGTGCATCCGCACGACGTTGCAACAGTAGTAGACGCTGATGGAATTGCGATTCGTGCAGGTCATCACTGTGCGCAGCCGCTGATGAAATATTTAAACGTATCTTCTACTGCACGTGCAAGCTTCTATTTGTATAACACGGAAGAAGAAGTAGATAAATTGGTATCATCATTAATAAAAACGAAGGAGTATTTTACAAATGGCTTTTAA
- the sufD gene encoding Fe-S cluster assembly protein SufD, producing MTIDTKLPFDQEYISSFSKEANEPSWLLDLRLQALAKAEDLALPKPDKTNISKWNFTAFDKHTSQASTISSVDELPEVVKALIDTEAVKNLYVQRDQTAAYSTLTEELKSQGVIFTDIQTAAKEHSDLVEKYFMKDGVKVDEHRLTALNAALLNGGVFVYVPKNVEVQEPLQAVFVREDEEAALFNHVIVVAEDNSSVTYVENYIATAEESNGVVNIVTEVFANSNAKVTFGAVDYLAKGTTTYVNRRGVAGKDGRIEWALGLMSEGNTVSENTTYLMGDGSYGDTKTVTVGRGEQSQNLTTSIVHFGKHSEGYILKHGVMKESASSIFNGIGKIEHGASKSNAEQESRVLMLSEKARGDANPILLIDEDDVTAGHAASVGRVDPIQLYYLMSRGIPQTEAERLVIHGFLAPVVNELPIETVKKQLTDLIERKVR from the coding sequence ATGACTATTGATACGAAATTACCATTTGATCAAGAGTACATCAGCAGCTTTTCAAAAGAAGCTAATGAACCAAGTTGGCTGCTAGATCTTCGCTTACAAGCTCTTGCGAAAGCAGAAGATCTTGCACTTCCAAAGCCAGATAAAACAAACATTTCGAAATGGAACTTTACTGCATTTGACAAGCACACTTCACAGGCAAGCACAATCTCATCTGTAGACGAGCTTCCAGAAGTGGTTAAAGCATTGATTGATACAGAAGCTGTTAAAAATCTATATGTTCAGCGTGACCAAACAGCAGCATATTCAACATTAACAGAAGAGCTAAAGTCTCAAGGCGTTATCTTCACAGATATTCAAACAGCTGCTAAAGAGCATAGCGACCTTGTTGAGAAGTACTTCATGAAAGACGGAGTTAAAGTAGATGAGCACCGTTTAACTGCATTAAACGCAGCGTTATTAAACGGCGGTGTATTTGTATACGTTCCTAAAAATGTAGAAGTACAAGAGCCGCTTCAAGCTGTATTTGTCCGTGAAGATGAAGAAGCTGCTTTATTCAACCATGTGATTGTTGTAGCTGAAGACAACAGCTCAGTAACATATGTAGAAAACTACATTGCTACTGCTGAAGAGTCAAACGGTGTTGTCAATATCGTGACGGAAGTATTTGCCAACAGCAATGCGAAAGTAACATTTGGGGCTGTTGACTACTTAGCTAAAGGTACAACTACTTATGTGAACCGCCGCGGCGTAGCGGGCAAAGATGGTCGCATTGAGTGGGCTTTAGGCTTAATGAGTGAAGGAAATACAGTTTCTGAAAATACAACGTATCTAATGGGCGACGGTTCATATGGAGATACAAAAACGGTAACAGTTGGACGTGGAGAGCAGTCTCAAAACTTAACAACAAGTATCGTACATTTTGGAAAACATTCTGAAGGCTACATTTTAAAACACGGCGTTATGAAAGAAAGCGCGTCTTCAATCTTTAACGGTATCGGTAAAATTGAACACGGTGCGTCTAAATCAAACGCTGAGCAAGAATCTCGTGTGTTAATGTTAAGTGAAAAAGCACGTGGAGACGCAAACCCAATTCTTCTAATTGATGAAGACGATGTAACAGCAGGGCACGCTGCATCTGTTGGACGCGTAGATCCAATTCAGCTTTACTACTTAATGAGCCGCGGTATTCCGCAAACAGAAGCAGAACGTCTAGTTATCCACGGGTTCTTAGCACCAGTTGTAAACGAGTTGCCAATCGAAACGGTTAAAAAGCAATTAACAGATTTAATTGAAAGGAAAGTTCGATAA
- the sufC gene encoding Fe-S cluster assembly ATPase SufC has translation MAGSTLTIKDLHVAIEGKEILKGVNLEVKGGEIHAIMGPNGTGKSTLSSAIMGHPKYEVTQGSITLDGEDVLEMEVDERARAGLFLAMQYPSEISGVTNADFLRSAINARREEGEEISLMKFIRQLDKNMDFLEMDQDMAQRYLNEGFSGGEKKRNEILQLMMLQPGIAILDEIDSGLDIDALKVVSKGINELRGSEFGCLMITHYQRLLNYITPDKVHVMMQGRVVKSGGPELAQRLEAEGYDWIKQELGIEDETVEQEA, from the coding sequence ATGGCAGGGTCAACTTTAACAATTAAAGATCTTCATGTTGCAATTGAAGGTAAAGAAATTTTAAAAGGTGTTAATTTAGAAGTTAAGGGCGGCGAAATCCATGCAATCATGGGACCAAACGGTACTGGTAAATCAACATTATCTTCAGCAATCATGGGACATCCTAAATACGAGGTTACACAAGGAAGCATCACGCTAGACGGCGAAGATGTACTTGAGATGGAAGTAGATGAGCGCGCTCGTGCAGGTCTATTCCTAGCTATGCAATATCCAAGTGAAATCAGCGGGGTAACAAATGCAGACTTCTTACGTTCAGCAATTAATGCTCGTCGTGAAGAAGGCGAAGAAATTTCACTAATGAAATTCATCCGTCAATTAGACAAAAACATGGATTTCTTAGAAATGGATCAAGACATGGCTCAGCGTTACCTAAACGAAGGTTTCTCTGGCGGTGAGAAGAAACGTAATGAAATTCTTCAATTAATGATGCTTCAACCAGGAATTGCAATTTTAGATGAAATCGACTCTGGTTTAGATATCGATGCGTTAAAAGTTGTATCAAAAGGTATTAATGAACTGCGCGGCAGCGAGTTTGGTTGCTTAATGATTACTCACTACCAACGTTTACTAAACTACATTACACCAGATAAAGTTCACGTTATGATGCAAGGTCGCGTTGTAAAATCAGGCGGACCAGAATTAGCACAGCGTCTAGAGGCAGAAGGTTATGACTGGATCAAACAAGAATTAGGTATTGAAGACGAAACTGTAGAGCAAGAAGCTTAA
- a CDS encoding carboxymuconolactone decarboxylase family protein — protein sequence MQQEARHSTEQALHDYKMGVGKFSEKLPEVTKTFNAFTEACFGEGSLSKKEKQLIALGISVVAQDEYCMIYHTKGCIDQGATEQEILEACGVSAAFGGGAAMSQSVTLVQECISELTSHTH from the coding sequence ATGCAGCAAGAAGCACGTCATTCAACTGAGCAAGCACTTCATGATTATAAAATGGGTGTTGGGAAATTTAGTGAAAAATTGCCGGAAGTAACAAAAACGTTTAATGCGTTTACTGAAGCATGTTTTGGAGAAGGTTCTCTTTCTAAAAAAGAAAAGCAGTTAATCGCGTTAGGAATCAGCGTAGTAGCTCAAGACGAGTACTGTATGATTTATCATACAAAAGGCTGCATTGATCAAGGTGCAACTGAGCAAGAAATTTTAGAAGCATGCGGAGTGTCAGCAGCATTTGGCGGAGGCGCAGCGATGAGTCAGTCCGTTACGCTTGTCCAAGAGTGTATTTCAGAACTGACTAGCCACACGCACTAA
- a CDS encoding MetQ/NlpA family ABC transporter substrate-binding protein, with product MKKWLSALALTSALVVGLAACGSNNGSKDEKKIVVGASNTPHAEILEQAKPILEKQGIDLEIKKFQDYILPNTALANNEIDANYFQHVPYMNSVLKDHKGEKGYDFVSAGAIHIEPIGIYSKKYKSLKDLPKNGTVIMRDAVAEQGRILSIFEKAGVIKLKPGVKKIDAQIKDIVENPKNLKFKADVEGGLLPQMYKNNEGDAVVINANYAIDAGLDPVKDPIAVESKENNPYANIITVHKGDENKDTVKALVKVLHSKEIQDYIKEKYKGGVLPVNK from the coding sequence ATGAAAAAATGGCTTTCGGCTTTAGCACTAACATCTGCGCTAGTAGTAGGATTAGCTGCATGTGGATCTAACAATGGATCAAAAGATGAAAAGAAAATTGTTGTGGGTGCATCTAATACGCCTCATGCTGAAATTTTAGAACAAGCAAAACCGATTTTAGAAAAACAAGGAATCGACTTGGAAATTAAAAAATTCCAAGATTACATCTTACCGAACACAGCTCTTGCAAACAATGAAATTGATGCAAACTACTTCCAGCACGTTCCTTATATGAATTCAGTGCTAAAAGATCACAAGGGTGAAAAAGGGTATGATTTTGTAAGTGCCGGTGCCATTCACATTGAACCAATCGGTATCTACTCTAAAAAATACAAAAGCTTAAAAGATCTTCCGAAAAACGGCACAGTTATTATGCGTGATGCAGTAGCAGAGCAAGGACGTATTTTATCGATTTTTGAAAAAGCCGGCGTAATCAAATTAAAACCAGGCGTAAAGAAAATAGATGCACAAATTAAAGATATCGTAGAAAACCCGAAGAATTTAAAATTTAAAGCCGATGTTGAAGGCGGATTGTTACCTCAAATGTACAAAAATAATGAAGGTGACGCTGTTGTTATCAATGCTAACTATGCTATCGATGCTGGCTTAGATCCAGTAAAAGATCCAATCGCAGTGGAAAGTAAAGAAAATAACCCTTATGCAAACATCATTACGGTTCACAAAGGCGACGAAAATAAAGATACAGTGAAAGCTTTAGTGAAAGTTCTTCACTCTAAAGAAATTCAAGACTACATTAAAGAAAAATACAAAGGCGGAGTACTGCCGGTAAATAAATAA
- a CDS encoding methionine ABC transporter permease has translation MLEKLFPNVILDDFIQATNETLYMTAISVIATFVLGILLGLLLFLTSKGQLWQNKPLYAIVSAVVNIFRSIPFIILIVLLIPFTKALVGSILGANAALPALIVGAAPFYARLVEIGLREIDKGVIEAAKSMGATTSTIIFKVLLPESLPALISGLTVTTIALVGYTAMAGVIGAGGLGNLAYLEGFQRSHNDVTLAATILILIIVFIIQLIGDAITAKIDKR, from the coding sequence ATGCTTGAGAAACTATTTCCAAACGTTATTTTAGATGATTTTATTCAAGCGACAAATGAAACACTATATATGACGGCTATTTCAGTTATAGCCACGTTTGTTCTAGGTATTTTATTAGGCTTGCTTTTATTTTTAACGTCCAAAGGACAGCTTTGGCAAAACAAACCTTTATATGCCATTGTGTCAGCAGTTGTAAATATCTTTCGTTCCATTCCATTCATTATTTTAATTGTTTTACTGATTCCATTTACCAAAGCATTGGTAGGAAGTATTTTAGGCGCTAATGCAGCGTTACCTGCTCTAATTGTTGGAGCAGCACCATTTTACGCGCGTCTTGTAGAAATTGGTCTGCGTGAAATTGATAAAGGTGTTATTGAAGCTGCTAAATCAATGGGAGCAACAACAAGCACTATTATCTTTAAAGTGCTGTTACCTGAATCGCTGCCAGCTTTAATTTCTGGTTTGACGGTAACGACGATTGCGTTAGTCGGCTATACGGCAATGGCGGGTGTGATTGGAGCTGGAGGTCTCGGGAATCTTGCATATTTAGAAGGATTCCAGCGCAGTCATAATGATGTAACGCTAGCTGCTACGATCTTAATTTTGATTATTGTATTTATTATCCAACTTATTGGAGATGCGATTACTGCAAAAATTGATAAAAGATAA